One Oncorhynchus nerka isolate Pitt River linkage group LG5, Oner_Uvic_2.0, whole genome shotgun sequence genomic window carries:
- the LOC115129412 gene encoding P2Y purinoceptor 4-like isoform X1: MQLNTQCFAIIFQGVWLCASSHEIGRINSPAIERKLHTFEIRYYKTSFGSLLKRQKMDSAIHSHLVRNQSSLILHTGYSNDTCRFNEEFKYILLPVSYSLVCVMGLVLNSVALWMFLTKMRPWNPSTVYMFHLALSDFLYVLSLPTLIYYYANRSHWPFGVAACKIVRFLFYANLYCSILFLTCTSVHRYLGICHPIKALTMVKPHHAHAVCGMVWAAVTACLVPNLIFVTTSQRDNDTLCHDTTSPEQFEEYVDYSSTVMVLLFGIPFVVIMVCYCLMARTLCRPRRGLSPSQRSSPSRTKSIKLIVVVLVVFAVCFVPFHITRTLYYTYRVLNAKCEFLNIVNFAYKITRPLASVNSCIDPLLYFLAGDHYRAKLVKALTGKRQTTTSRSAAYLQNRSSNNHEIALVYKNSDSKASGEPER; this comes from the exons ATGCAATTAAATACACAGTGCTTCGCCATAATATTTCAGGGGGTTTGGTTATGTGCCAGTTCTCATGAAATTGGTAGGATTAATTCCCCTGCTATTGAAAGGAAGTTACATACTTTTGAGATCAG ATATTACAAGACAAGTTTTGGCTCTCTGCTGAAAAGACAGAAGATGGACTCGGCTATCCACAGCCACCTTGTGCGGAACCAGTCCAGTCTGATTCTGCACACTGGGTATTCCAACGACACCTGTCGCTTCAATGAGGAGTTTAAGTACATCCTACTGCCTGTGTCCTACAGCCTGGTGTGTGTTATGGGTCTGGTGCTGAACTCAGTGGCTCTGTGGATGTTCCTGACCAAGATGCGACCGTGGAACCCCAGCACCGTCTACATGTTTCACCTGGCCCTGTCAGACTTCCTGTACGTTCTCTCCCTGCCCACCCTCATCTACTACTACGCTAACCGCAGCCACTGGCCCTTCGGCGTGGCCGCCTGCAAGATCGTCCGCTTCTTGTTCTACGCCAACCTCTACTGCAGCATCCTTTTCCTCACCTGCACCAGCGTCCACCGCTACCTGGGCATCTGCCACCCCATCAAGGCCCTGACCATGGTGAAGCCGCACCATGCCCATGCCGTGTGTGGCATGGTGTGGGCTGCCGTCACGGCGTGTCTGGTGCCCAACCTCATCTTCGTCACCACCAGTCAGAGGGACAACGACACGTTGTGTCACGATACGACCAGTCCGGAGCAGTTTGAGGAGTATGTGGACTACAGCTCTACAGTCATGGTCCTGTTGTTCGGCATTCCCTTCGTGGTCATCATGGTCTGTTACTGTCTGATGGCGAGGACTCTGTGTCGGCCCAGACGGGGGCTTTCACCCAGCCAGCGGAGCTCACCTTCACGCACCAAGTCCATCAAGCTGattgtggtggtgctggtggtgttcGCCGTGTGTTTTGTACCTTTCCACATCACACGCACCCTCTACTATACCTACCGTGTACTGAATGCCAAATGTGAATTCCTGAACATCGTTAACTTTGCCTATAAGATCACCAGGCCCCTGGCCAGTGTGAACAGTTGTATTGATCCCCTCCTGTATTTCCTGGCTGGGGATCACTACCGCGCTAAGCTGGTCAAAGCTCTCActggtaagagacagacaaccACCAGTCGCTCTGCTGCCTACCTGCAAAACCGCTCCAGTAACAACCATGAGATCGCCCTGGTCTATAAGAACTCAGACTCGAAAGCCAGCGGTGAACCTGAGAGATAG
- the LOC115129412 gene encoding P2Y purinoceptor 4-like isoform X2 — protein sequence MDSAIHSHLVRNQSSLILHTGYSNDTCRFNEEFKYILLPVSYSLVCVMGLVLNSVALWMFLTKMRPWNPSTVYMFHLALSDFLYVLSLPTLIYYYANRSHWPFGVAACKIVRFLFYANLYCSILFLTCTSVHRYLGICHPIKALTMVKPHHAHAVCGMVWAAVTACLVPNLIFVTTSQRDNDTLCHDTTSPEQFEEYVDYSSTVMVLLFGIPFVVIMVCYCLMARTLCRPRRGLSPSQRSSPSRTKSIKLIVVVLVVFAVCFVPFHITRTLYYTYRVLNAKCEFLNIVNFAYKITRPLASVNSCIDPLLYFLAGDHYRAKLVKALTGKRQTTTSRSAAYLQNRSSNNHEIALVYKNSDSKASGEPER from the coding sequence ATGGACTCGGCTATCCACAGCCACCTTGTGCGGAACCAGTCCAGTCTGATTCTGCACACTGGGTATTCCAACGACACCTGTCGCTTCAATGAGGAGTTTAAGTACATCCTACTGCCTGTGTCCTACAGCCTGGTGTGTGTTATGGGTCTGGTGCTGAACTCAGTGGCTCTGTGGATGTTCCTGACCAAGATGCGACCGTGGAACCCCAGCACCGTCTACATGTTTCACCTGGCCCTGTCAGACTTCCTGTACGTTCTCTCCCTGCCCACCCTCATCTACTACTACGCTAACCGCAGCCACTGGCCCTTCGGCGTGGCCGCCTGCAAGATCGTCCGCTTCTTGTTCTACGCCAACCTCTACTGCAGCATCCTTTTCCTCACCTGCACCAGCGTCCACCGCTACCTGGGCATCTGCCACCCCATCAAGGCCCTGACCATGGTGAAGCCGCACCATGCCCATGCCGTGTGTGGCATGGTGTGGGCTGCCGTCACGGCGTGTCTGGTGCCCAACCTCATCTTCGTCACCACCAGTCAGAGGGACAACGACACGTTGTGTCACGATACGACCAGTCCGGAGCAGTTTGAGGAGTATGTGGACTACAGCTCTACAGTCATGGTCCTGTTGTTCGGCATTCCCTTCGTGGTCATCATGGTCTGTTACTGTCTGATGGCGAGGACTCTGTGTCGGCCCAGACGGGGGCTTTCACCCAGCCAGCGGAGCTCACCTTCACGCACCAAGTCCATCAAGCTGattgtggtggtgctggtggtgttcGCCGTGTGTTTTGTACCTTTCCACATCACACGCACCCTCTACTATACCTACCGTGTACTGAATGCCAAATGTGAATTCCTGAACATCGTTAACTTTGCCTATAAGATCACCAGGCCCCTGGCCAGTGTGAACAGTTGTATTGATCCCCTCCTGTATTTCCTGGCTGGGGATCACTACCGCGCTAAGCTGGTCAAAGCTCTCActggtaagagacagacaaccACCAGTCGCTCTGCTGCCTACCTGCAAAACCGCTCCAGTAACAACCATGAGATCGCCCTGGTCTATAAGAACTCAGACTCGAAAGCCAGCGGTGAACCTGAGAGATAG